A single Vigna radiata var. radiata cultivar VC1973A chromosome 8, Vradiata_ver6, whole genome shotgun sequence DNA region contains:
- the LOC106769941 gene encoding transmembrane emp24 domain-containing protein p24beta3 translates to MRSANMWTVLMCLIMSLFSRIESLSVTVNDVECVYEYVLYEGDTVSGNFVVVDHDIFWSSDHPGIDFTVTSPAGNTVKSIKGTSGDKFDFKAPAHGMYKFCFHNPYSTPETVSFYIHVGHIPSEHDLAKDEHLDPINVKIAELREALESVTAEQKYLKARDARHRHTNESTRKRVVFYTVGEYFLLAAVSALQVLYIRRLFSKSVAYNRV, encoded by the exons ATGAGAAGCGCCAACATGTGGACGGTTTTGATGTGTTTGATTATGAGCTTATTCTCTCGCATTGAATCGCTGTCGGTGACGGTGAACGACGTCGAGTGCGTCTACGAGTACGTGCTTTACGAGGGAGACACCGTTTCGGGGAATTTTGTTGTCGTCGACCATGACATTTTCTGGAGTTCCGATCACCCCGGCATTGATTTCACG GTGACATCCCCCGCTGGGAATACTGTCAAAAGTATAAAGGGAACCTCTGGTGACAAGTTTGATTTCAAAGCCCCAGCACATGGaatgtataaattttgtttCCATAACCCATACTCAACACCTGAGACTGTCTCTTTCTACATCCATGTTGGTCATATTCCCTCTGAGCATGACCTTGCCAAAGATG AGCATTTGGACccaattaatgttaaaattgcTGAACTCAGAGAAGCACTAGAGTCTGTTACTGCTGAACAAAAGTACTTGAAAGCTCGTGATGCAAGGCATCGTCAca CGAACGAGAGCACTCGGAAGCGTGTTGTATTCTACACAGTAGGAGAGTATTTTCTCTTGGCCGCTGTTAGTGCTCTGCAAGTCCTATACATCAGGCGCCTTTTCAGCAAGTCAGTGGCATACAACCGTGTTTGA